TGGACCGCCAAGGTCACATGACACCAGCTGACGTAACGTTGCTGCGCGGATGGTCTGGTCGTCTGCGCCGAGCCTGGCCACGCCCACACACATCGTGTCCTCTGTCATACCTGGAGCAGGAACAGCATTAATTAGCCaacatttgtctgtttgtgtttgttcgATCTGTTGAGCCAATCAGAAGGCAGCTGAGCAGCGGCCACTCACCTagctcctccccctcctccctcctcctctggaTGATCTGGATCAGCTGATCTGCAGCCTGACTGACTGTCATGTAGCGAGGAGGCTCGTAGATCTTCTTCCCCCTAAAATCAATCATTCaatcattcaatcaatcaatcaatcaatcaatcaatcaatcaatcaatgtgCTGATATCAGGAAGTCAATCTGCTGCCAACTGTATGAcatcatcatgacatcatcag
The sequence above is a segment of the Plectropomus leopardus isolate mb unplaced genomic scaffold, YSFRI_Pleo_2.0 unplaced_scaffold24958, whole genome shotgun sequence genome. Coding sequences within it:
- the LOC121966536 gene encoding diphthine methyl ester synthase-like gives rise to the protein MMRGKKIYEPPRYMTVSQAADQLIQIIQRRREEGEELGMTEDTMCVGVARLGADDQTIRAATLRQLVSCDLGGPLHSLVITGQLHPLEVDMLQVNAEPNALDHLRMIDSSTHSS